In Cryptomeria japonica chromosome 10, Sugi_1.0, whole genome shotgun sequence, a genomic segment contains:
- the LOC131034891 gene encoding transcription termination factor MTERF8, chloroplastic, with protein MLCCKLFVVPFHFRNAYSTHAYSQNLFSHFASTRLNMSSVDITRMFKRAPFLQRLQTLDKVEQFVDMLNRHGCSQVQIAKIMMTRPLMISTSAERILEPKIKLLEDFGFQGETLAKLLASNPGILGISLENDLVPKIKFLKNLFQSQEFFIKSLLRAPSIVSYNLEKTLKPSVVFWERWGFQGTELFRVLRHRPAILQRSSLTPAQVDLIREIGVDKESKAYKYIVSIVATHRMETLKAKIENLQLCGLSAEETWQLCRAVPQVLYYSKVRVRETMNFVVKDMEFPANCIVKHYHLLQLNLEKVMRPRFIVWQTIKSMNGPSLSLLSVLTMREERFVRNIIRGHPESTTLWTIYENAISKASNHTKSSIHC; from the coding sequence ATGTTATGCTGCAAACTGTTTGTTGTACCATTCCATTTTCGCAATGCGTATTCAACCCATGCTTATTCTCAGAACCTCTTTTCACACTTTGCCTCCACCAGACTTAACATGTCTTCGGTCGACATCACTCGCATGTTTAAACGAGCCCCCTTTTTACAGAGGCTTCAAACCCTCGACAAGGTCGAACAATTTGTTGATATGTTGAACAGACACGGCTGCTCTCAAGTCCAAATTGCTAAGATAATGATGACACGGCCGCTAATGATCAGCACAAGTGCAGAAAGAATATTAGAACCCAAAATCAAACTGCTGGAAGATTTCGGCTTTCAAGGTGAAACTTTGGCGAAGCTTTTGGCGAGCAATCCAGGCATCTTGGGCATCAGCCTCGAGAACGACCTCGTTCCCAAGATAAAGTTTCTTAAGAATCTATTTCAGTCCCAGGAGTTCTTCATCAAATCCCTGCTTAGAGCcccctccattgtcagttataaccTGGAGAAGACCCTGAAGCCCTCGGTTGTTTTCTGGGAGAGATGGGGTTTTCAGGGCACGGAGCTCTTCCGAGTATTACGTCATAGACCGGCCATTCTGCAACGCTCTTCTCTAACGCCTGCCCAAGTTGATCTCATTCGGGAGATTGGCGTCGACAAAGAAAGCAAGGCGTACAAATATATTGTAAGCATAGTGGCTACTCACCGCATGGAAACGCTAAAGGCCAAGATAGAGAATCTCCAACTCTGCGGTCTCTCGGCTGAAGAAACCTGGCAACTATGTCGGGCTGTACCTCAAGTGCTTTATTACTCCAAGGTAAGAGTTCGTGAAACGATGAACTTTGTAGTTAAAGACATGGAGTTCCCTGCAAATTGTATAGTGAAGCACTACCACTTGTTGCAATTAAATTTGGAAAAGGTTATGAGGCCCAGGTTTATAGTTTGGCAGACGATCAAATCCATGAATGGTCCGAGTCTTTCTCTGTTGTCAGTATTGACGATGAGAGAGGAAAGGTTTGTTAGAAATATTATCAGAGGACATCCTGAATCTACAACACTGTGGACAATTTATGAAAATGCCATCTCCAAGGCCTCCAACCACACAAAAAGCTCAATACACTGTTAA